Genomic segment of Truepera radiovictrix DSM 17093:
GGTGTGGCCGAAGCGGTGCCCGAGGCGCAACAGCGTGCGGGCGAGGCGCGCGCCGACCGGCAGGTCGGTGTCCTCCAGGGCGTCTTTAAGCTGCAGGAGCTGCGCCCCGGTCGCTTTGTGCAGCTCGCCGTGGAGCTTGGGCGCGTCCTCTTTCGGGATGACGAGCACGCGCACCTTGGGGGAGAGCGCTTCGGCGTTCTCGGCGTAGTGCGGCGCGGGGGTGAGGGCGCCGATAAAGTCGCCGGGGCCCGAGACGCCGATCACGCGCTCGCGCCCGCTCGGCAGGTCGATGCTCAGTTTAAACAGCCCCTCGGTCACGCGGTAGATCGTGCTCGCCTCGTCGCCCGCGTAGTAGAGC
This window contains:
- a CDS encoding Crp/Fnr family transcriptional regulator, yielding MTPSVSVLPPSWVGPPPNPQHDYASRDLAKGDALYYAGDEASTIYRVTEGLFKLSIDLPSGRERVIGVSGPGDFIGALTPAPHYAENAEALSPKVRVLVIPKEDAPKLHGELHKATGAQLLQLKDALEDTDLPVGARLARTLLRLGHRFGHTTAAGRVQLTLPLTHDHLAAMIGAARETTTAALSEMRERGALSGTRGQYSFDPSELRAYVRDLLQPL